In Candidatus Manganitrophaceae bacterium, the genomic stretch TTTTGACCGCCCTTAAAGAGAGACTCTCCGCTTGACGATGAAGAGAAATCAAGCCTGCCTTGGTAATACGAACCGGACTTTCGTCTTGTTTGGAGACATTGAGGATCGGAGAGGGAGGGAGACCTTTTTTCTGTAAGCTGAATTGTTTTAATCTGAATGGCATGGTTACACTGGCGCTTAGGGCCTGTCCCAAAATAGCATGCGCGATTGGGAGTCCCAGCTTTGAGTCCGAGGCAAGGCGTGACGAGGGAGCTTAGCCCCAGCTATGTGACTAAGGAACAACGCAGCCTCGGGCCAAAGCTGGGACTCCCCGAAGGGCCGGGACCCTTTTTGGCTGCGTCTGCGTCGCTTATCTTTTACATACTTCAGTATGCGCACTCTTCGCTCCTTGTCTCGCTCAAAAATTGTCTCCGGCCAATCACGCATGTTATTTTGGGACAGACCCTTATGGGACCGCGATCCGTGAAAGAAGTTCCTCCACAAAACGATCGGGTGTGACTCCGTCTGCCTCAGCCTCATAACTCAACAAAACGCGGTGCCGCAGCACATCAAAGGCCATGGCCTGAACGTCTTCCGGCGTGACATAATCACGTTTTTCCAGCCAGGCGTGGGCACGGGCACAACGATCAAGCGCAATGGTGGCGCGAGGACTGGCCCCGTATTGGACCCACTTTGCCAATGATTCATCATAAATGGCGGGTTTGCGGGTTGCAATGACAATTTGGAGCAGATAGGCCTCGATATTCTTTGCCATATGGAGGTCCAGGATCTCATCACGCGCACCGAAGATTGCATCCTGAGATAAAGGAGAAAAAGCCCCCTCCGCTTCTGTTGATCGCCGTGCTTCGCTCCGGGCTAGATGAAGAATTGCCTGCTCCGCCTCTTCATCGGGGTAGTCGATCCGAACATGCATCAGGAAGCGGTCGAGTTGGGCCTCCGGCAGGGGATAGGTTCCTTCTTGCTCAATCGGATTCTGAGTCGCCATCACGAGGAAGAGGTCCGGCAAGGCATAGGTGACGGATCCCACCGTGATCTGACGTTCTGCCATTGCCTCCAGCAAGGCGGATTGTACCTTCGCCGGGGCGCGGTTGATCTCATCCGCAAGAATCAGATTGTGAAAGAGCGGCCCCCGCTGAAACTTAAAGGAGCCATCCTGAGGCCGAAAGATCTCTGTCCCGGTTAAATCTGCAGGCAAGAGATCCGGGGTGAACTGAATTCGGTGAAAATCGCCCTCGACTCCCTCACCTAGAACCTTAATTGCACGGGTCTTGGCCAGGCCGGGTGCCCCCTCTACGAGGAGGTGTCCATCGGCCAGGAGAGCAATGAGAAGCCGATTGACCAGGATGGGTTGTCCGATAATCTGCTTGCTGAGATGTTGATGCAGTTGATGAAGTGCTTCCTGATGAGACATGGTACCTCTATTATGACTCTCCTTTTAATTTCTACGTTAGACTTGTAATTTAATAGAATCAAGCATCATTTGGCAAGGCGAATATTTTTGGGGGCCATTAATGAACAGGATCGAATACCTCCGTTCGCCCTCATGTTTTCTTGCCTTGTCTTTCAGGCGAACTTATGCGGTTTATCCCAAGATCCAAATTTTAGATCTCGAAAAGAGGCTTTTCCTTGACAACAATCGCTTAGCTGGTAAGCCCTACTAGGGCCATATTTTATTTTCCCACTCATGTTAAGGATACTGCGATGCCCTGGTTCAAATCTCTAAGACTGTACAATGCCAATCGTCAAAAGCAGGAAAATAAACTGACGGGCCAGGATTTAAGCAAAATTGAGACCCACGAATGGCATCTCTGGATTTTGGCCTTTGCCCTCATCCTGGAAATTGGAAGTGTTTCTGCGG encodes the following:
- a CDS encoding MoxR family ATPase, whose protein sequence is MSHQEALHQLHQHLSKQIIGQPILVNRLLIALLADGHLLVEGAPGLAKTRAIKVLGEGVEGDFHRIQFTPDLLPADLTGTEIFRPQDGSFKFQRGPLFHNLILADEINRAPAKVQSALLEAMAERQITVGSVTYALPDLFLVMATQNPIEQEGTYPLPEAQLDRFLMHVRIDYPDEEAEQAILHLARSEARRSTEAEGAFSPLSQDAIFGARDEILDLHMAKNIEAYLLQIVIATRKPAIYDESLAKWVQYGASPRATIALDRCARAHAWLEKRDYVTPEDVQAMAFDVLRHRVLLSYEAEADGVTPDRFVEELLSRIAVP